Part of the Coregonus clupeaformis isolate EN_2021a chromosome 31, ASM2061545v1, whole genome shotgun sequence genome, gaacagcggggactgtgaagagataaACACAGGAACAGACATACGCATACGCACACATGCTAGCACACActttacacacacgtacattataatattgttgtatggtggtattatacgttttgtattgtagatatgtagtggtgtaataatgttatgatgtactgttttatcttttgttttatgtgtgatgtaagtgccttaatgtgtttggaccccaggaagagtagcagctGCCTGTGTATAGGGCCTAAAATAAGCTTAAAATGGCCACTTTCgtcatgataaaaaaaaaatggtttgtgatacaaaCGTAAAAAGCATATGAAACATTCTTCCTCCCAATTAagctatgtgagaattgccaaaACAATCTAAGATACCCAAAATATTTTCGTGCCACGCTGGGGTGGAATCAGAGTCTGATCGTGACCAATTCTGTAGCAATAAGGTGGATACTAAGCAAAGATACTCAATGGCCTCTTTCTTTTTCAGATAACGTTGTtagacctagctagctagctagctagcaagctaatatCTCTTATCTATTATTCACTAGCTATTTTAACTTATTTGATGTGATAACTGCCCATATGATTACATGATTTTTAACTAATTGATGTATGTTTAACTCATCACTCACTACTCCGTACTCATTCATTCACTACTTGTTGCTCATCATTCAAACTTCTTTGAATGTGTATTATTGTTTTATCGTTTGGTCAATTTCTGTGTTTCaggtctccctcttcctctcccctctctgcggCTTATGATTCCACCACTGCGGCTGGTCTCAGCAGCCATCTGGCAAACGATCCAGCAGAGACACGTGATGGATTATGGGATGCTGGAGGAGTTTGTTACCATGGTTACAGAGATGGTGCCAGAGCTTCTGAATCACAGTCAGAGGGCCCAACTTATTCTGGGTCTTCGAGcacgggtgagagagaggggtggagctAGTACTCATTATGACGGGAAAGATGGGATATGATCACATTTAGTCATGTTTATTGTCTCAAATAAGTGTCCTGACTGGTTTGCTCTGCTTTCAGCTGGTCCTGGAGTTGTGTCGCTCCAAGCCGATCACAGACCTCCAGACCATTCAGCCACACCTGGACAGGATACAGACCCTCACACCTCTATGGGGGACACAGGTGAGCTCCTTAGCGCAGAGCCTCAGCTAATGTCTAAAACAGTCAGTGAAAGACATTCATGTATTTCTGATATGACAATGATAGATTATGGTAAAAACATATGCAGACTAactgtagtgctgagcgattactGCTTTTTGATGTCGTTTCAGTTAGATTATTACaaaataatcacggttttcaGTTTTCAGTTttagtatttatttttttacattaaatgcactatgcattatgtgggttgaatgctgtaacaacggcagaataaaacaattaataaaagtcccatgatggtagtgactgcccattactgcttatcacttattaaccatcatcatttattcacattactttactttaataaaatatttcagttgttgtgtatattaggCTACATTTGACTATTGTTTCATTCAAAGTCATTTAATCTCTATAGAGCTGTTGCCTatactgtctgacaaaatcactatttttcAAAGTacataaggcatacttttatgactgctgaataccaactatcaatcacttagatcatgtattttcaagtAGAGATACCTCACAAagtaacagctgctctctatatcaCCTCACGGTCGCACattcttctcccttctcccttcgtAGCAGTTATAAAAGAAAAACAGACTGGATAAGtagatgcgcaatggattatgatcattggggcggcaggtagcttagtggttaagagcgtagtgccagtaaccgaaaggtcgctggttctaatccccgagccgactaggtgaaaaatctgtcgatgtgcccttgagcaaggcgcttaaccctaattgctcctgtaagtcgctctggataagagcgtctgctaaatgactaaaatgtaaatgtaaatgtaaattgtagttaattaccactttttatgtagaatattggcctgttggaaactacaactccctactacatcgcacagttccgGCTGGatttgatttatctctagagaaaatgtgcgatgtgcgcattgagctcacagaaaaaaagaagaaaaaaatggaattcaaataattgaaccgaggttggtcaattagttgtttaaaatcCAAAGATAATAATATTCTGTGTTTAAGGCGACTGATGCAGAGGTAGGATTATCTGAATCCAATTTCCTGGGGCTGGTTCAAACCCTTCTGAAAGACCCAGACGAAAGGAAACATTTCTTCCAGGTTAGTGAGTATGTGGGTATGGAATAGTTGTGTGTCATTTCCATGTGACTGCTGTGTATTTTGAcaatttaaatacttttttcttagCTCATATTCCTTTACTCTGTTTTAGGATGTTTTTCCTGTAGAATTTGGTCCCAGTTATGACGCAGCCATACAGAAACTCATGTGGCAATTCCTTTCGAGACTGGAGAAGCTACTTCCTGTGACAAACTTCCAACAGGTACTAGTAGAAATACAATtatatacaatgccttcagaaagtattcagaccccttgactttttccacattttcctcagcaatctacacacaataccccataatgacaaagcgaaaacaggtttttatttacataagtattcagaccctttgctatgagactcgaaattgagctctggtgcatcctgtttccattgatcatccttgagatgtttctacaacttaattggagtccacctgtggtcaattcaattgattggatttggaaagccacacacctgtctatataaggtcccagagttgaaagtgcatgtcagagcacaaaccaagccatgaggtcggagggattgtccgtagagctctgagacaggattatgttgaggcacagatctggggaagggtaccaaaacatttctgcagcattgaaggtgcccaagaacagagtgacctccatcattcttaaatggaagaagtttggaaccaccgatcggaggagaatggccttggtcagggaggtgaccatgaacctgatggtcactctgacagagctctagagttcctctgtggagatgggagaaccttccagtaggacaaccatctctgcagcacttcaccaagcaggcctttatggtagagtggccagacggaagccactcctcagtaaaaggcacatgatagacCGCTTGAgtatgccaaaaggcacctaaagactctcagaccatgagaaacaagattctttggtctgatgaaaccaagattgaactatttggcctgaatgccaagcgtcacgtctggaggaaacctggcaccatctctacggtgaatcatggtggtggcagcatcatgctgtggggatgtttttcagcggcagggactggtgagactagtcaggatcgaggcaaagatgaacggagcaaagtacagagagatcgttgatgaaaacctgctcaggacctcagactggggcgaaggttcatcttccaacaggacaatgaccctaagcacacagccaagactacgcaggagtagcttcgggacaagtctctgaatgtccttgagtggcccagccagagcccggacttgaacccgatcaaacatctctggagagacctgaaaatagctgtgcagcaacgctccccatccaacctgacagagcttgagaggatctgcagagaagaatgggagaaactccccaaatacaggtgtgccaagcttgtagcgtcatacctaagaagactcgaggctgtaattgctgccaaaggtgcttcaacaaagtactgagtaaagggtctgaatacttatgtaaatgtgatatttcagttttttacttttaataaattagcaaaaatttcaaaacctgtttttgctttgtcattatggggtattgtgtgtagattgatgagggaaacaaacaattttaatcaattttagaataaggctgtaatgtaacaaaatgtggaaaaagtcaaagggtctgaatactttccaaaggcactgtagagGAACATTGGACTTGACACTTAGGCATTGTGTGAATTCTACCTATATTCCTTCTAACTCTGTATTCCTCATTGTGTCAGGCTGCCTTGCTGCTCAGCGATGTCCCCTCTGTTCTGGAGGAATGTGTTGAGTCCGTGTCTCACCCTCAGCAGCTGAAAACCCTGCTTCAGTACCACAGAGATCTCTGCCAGCTGGACAACCATAGTAGGCATCTCCCACAGGACCCATCATTTTCATGCTTTATCATGGATTCGTTTTAGACACCCCATTGCAAATGACGTCTGTGTGTTGAGTTTTGGTTCCCTTTTTCCTTCTTTTTCAGACCCTCCATCTTCCACCGATGGGGATTGCATTCTCTcagctctctgtcttcctcctgtgGAAAGGGTGGTAATTACAACAGAGGTGAAGAAAGAAGGAACAGGTATTGATGTAAAAGAAAGAGAAGGGGTGGATAGCAGATCAGGTGAATGTGAGAAAAACAAAACATCCTCTGTTAGTGATGATGAAGAGGCAGAGGATGATGCAGAGTTTTTTGAACAAGAGACAGACAAGGTGGAACCAGAGTACGAAACAGTGATGGGTATAGGGGAAGATGGTATAGAGAAGCCTTTAAAACTTCTCAAAAAGCCCACCAAAAAGAAAGAAGAAACCCATGATGAAAAATGTAGAAAAATGCCCAAACCTGGACAAAAGAGAAGCATAGGCGTATCTAAAGAAATCATATCCTCCATGATACAAAAGCCCTCAGTGGACCTACAAGGGATTGTCATCGCTAACATGACACAGAcccccaaatcaaatcaaaaggtCCCGAGAGCCAAAAGGTCCCTGGAGCGTAGAACATGCAAGGTGTGCGGCAAGGTCGTCCAGCGTCCTGCAGTCTTGAGGAAACACATGGTGACTCACACTGGTGACTGGCCCTATCAATGTCCCACCTGTAAGAAGATTTACAAGGCCTTGGGAAGCTTCCAGGAACATACTGAAAGATGTGTCTTTCCTATTGAGGAAACGCCTGAAGACAGTGAGTCGTCCATATCAGTGATGCAATACAAGGGTGTGATGTTGAAGAAAATTTTACCGCGGCCGCCAGGACAAAAAGCAGGCCCAAATGAAAGAAAACAAAAACGCGTTGTCTGCAAGACATGTCCTGTTTGTGGGAAGACTTTCGCCACAGGTTCGAGCATGAAGCGGCATCAGATTATCCACACTGAGCCCAAAAAGTGCAGAGTCTGCAAACACATCTTCCCTAACTCTTCCGAACTGAAGATCCACATGGAGTCCCATCCGAAGAAAGGAATCCATCAATGTAGTAACTGTGAGAGGACCTTCAAGCACGATTACAGTGTGAAGGCTCATGAAGAGGCTTGTCTTTTTCTGAGTCGTCAACAAGGGGagcttggagagagctgtggTCCTCCAGCTATGGGGCAGACAGACCCAGGGCCATCAGGCAGTACACACCAGCAGAGCATGACATGGGAAGCAGGAATCATACCTCTCTCTGCAACTCTGAACAATCAGAATTCTGCCTTCACCTACATGCATTCTGTGGAGGGGTCATCCGCAAGAGCTAAAAGGTCCCTGGAGCGTAGGACATGCAAGGTGTGCGGTAAGGTCGTCCAGCGTCCTGCAGTTCTGAGGAAACACATGGTGACCCACACTGGTGACTGGCCCTATCGATGTCCTACCTGTAAGAAGATTTACAAGACCTTGAGAAGCTTCCAGGAACATATTGAAAGATGTGTCTTTCCTATTGAGGAAACTCCTGAGGACAGCGAGTCATCCTCCACCTCTGCAACCAAAGACCCATCTTCCACCCCGGAACCAAGTGCATCTATACAATCATCCAAACGCTGTGCAAGGTGTCCTATTTGCCATAAATTTGTATCGGGATACCTGAGATATCACATTCTATCTCATTCAGATGAGCGCCCACACGCTTGCCCTCGTTGTGGGTCGAAATACAAGTTCGACTTTGTATTGAGGAGGCACATGAGACTGTTCTGCAAGGTGAGGAAGGGTGAACCTGTTGAATTAGGGGAAAAGAAAATCCACAAGTGTAATGAATGTGGGAAGGAATTTGGGCTAAAATCCACACTGACGGCACACAAACGCATCCACAACCCACTTCGCTGCGCCTATTGCCGAAGGATGTTCCCAGACCAAGAAACGCTTGCAATACACAAGGTAGAGCACAAACCGGTTCAATGCACCATGTGTGAGAAAAGCTTCAATGTGATAAGATACCTCTCCAGACACTACGTGGATGACCATCAGTTCAGTGGGCCGTTCCGCTGCACATACTGTGAGAGAAGCTATGCTGAGTTATCTGTTTTCGTCCGACACGAGAGGACTCACACCGGGGATCTCCCATATAAGTGCTCCAACTGTCCAAAGAAGTTCCATTTTGAAACTGCTCTTGTGACACACCAGAGAaagcacacaggagagaaaccgtgCCTTTGCTGGGAGTGTGGAAAGAGCTTCCAATCCAAGGGGATTCTGAAAACACACATGAATCGTGTTCACACTCCTCAGGTGAAACGTTTCCCTTGTTCCCAGTGTAACAAAGCTTTCCGGGACAAGGGTCAAATGAAGATGCATGAGAATGTATACCACAAAGGGGTGCGTTACCCATGCTCCTACTGCGGTAAGGGGTTCTACAGCCCTGCCCCATTGGCGAGACACGTATTGATTCACACTGGGGAGAATCCTTATTCCTGCACATTTAAGGAGTGTACCAGGGTTTTCAAATCGGCTTCTGAACTGAGGATACACATGAGATACCATACTGGAGACCGGCCATTCAAGTGCAAggactgtgggaagggtttcgTTCAAGCCCATTATCTTACCATACACCGGCGAAGTCATACCGGGGAGAAACCGTATTCATGTCTCACCTGCAACAAGTCCTTCAGCACCTCCCATCAGTTGAGCAGACACATGaagactcacacaggagagaagccttaccaatgTATGGATTGCGGGAAAGCTTTCAATCGTAGAGACCGTTTGCGGACTCATCAAGATAAATGCCACCCAGCTTATTAGTTGAAGTTAAAGAAAGTTAAGATCATTATGTTCTCAATGTTCTATAAATGCTGATTGTGTTAAGCAATTGTTGTAAATTAACTGCTTATGTAACCAGTAGCAAATGACACAGCCTAAACTCAGCATGCTCTAGCAACCCTACCATGTATGTTCTGTGTATTTCTTTAGTTTTCTTTGCTATGGCTGTAGTGATGACTACTTTCTCCTTCTGTGATTAATAAAGTACAATCTCATCAACACCCACCTCCTTACTTCTCATTCAGTCAAGTCAGGGTCAATTGTTTTCCGTAAAATCTTTATttgtggtggcaacatcatgcaaAAGAAAGCTCAGTAAAAAACAAATTGGAATGATCTGCATGTGAGGCCAAATAATGCTTCCAATTCAACAATGCCCATAGAATCAGGTTTGTCACAAAGATCAACAGATCTTCTAAAGTCAGCTCAACAATATGCACATCATGTAGACAATTCTATGGACATTGTTAAGAAACACTACATATGAATCTGCATACACCGACTGGTTTCAGGAGCTGATGTCTGCATTAGTAGCCTACAGTATATTGCCATTGAATGGACTCATTTTAAACACTTAGAAGTGCCATTTTGAAATGACACTCAGGTAATAAAATATAGATACAGGTGATACACCATCAAACCATGGGTGAAGAAAATGAGAATACATTTGTTTTAGTGTAAATTTAAATGAAGAAAGCCATTCACAGCAATGAAGATAAGGCAGTTTATCAATACTGCATCTCAGTGAAAACTCTTTGGGGGTGTAAGTGATAGATCTCAAATATCACTACTGACAGTTCATTCAAATAGCAGGTGACAATTACAGGTAAATTCAAACTTAACATTCATTAGATTTTTTTAATCTGTCAGTTTGGGGATATATTAAGTATTGACCAGGGCATGAATGAACAGTTGTTTAACTGGCCCTCTTTATACAGGAAGTACACTGGGTCAGAAAGAGAAAAACATCAAACTTAGTATCCTCAAAACAAAGTTTGCCAGCCAAAGCCAAGGGGATAAAACTCCATTACACTTCCCCACGTTTTGGATTCAGGAAAAAAAACAAATGCACATTTGAGATTGAAAATACTAAAACGGATTTAGTCAAATATATCCCACCACAAGAGGTCCGCTCCAATATTTTACAGTGTCAAATCACAGGCAATTTATGTTTTCAGCTCTCATTCACTAATGTGTCAAATCATCATACAGAGAGTACACATTTTTATGTAGAAAACTTTTTCTTTCTTTATACAGAGTAATAAAAAAGGTCAGGCAAGATGCATCAAACAGAAGCCCGAAGGCCTTTTTGGGTTTGTTCTGGGTTGCATTCAGCAAGGTGAAGCTTTGAAAGCGTCGCAgatagaaatataattattagAGCTGACAATTCCCTAGCTCTACATAACAATCTGTTCtatacaatacatttctatctgagcACTCTGACGTTTGCACCCTCCTGAACAGGCCCCTGGGTGTCGCTGATAGTGGTAAAAAAACAGGACAAACTGTAAGCAGCTCGCTCTCTGTCTCAGGCATCTTACACTGGCGGTAGGAGGGGGGGATGGGAGGGGGGCAACTCATGTGCCACCCCCCCAGTGAGTCTGCCAAATCGCTGATCTTTGGCACTTAGGCTGGCAGACTCAGCTTCTTTCCTTTCagtactgaaacagagaggagagatgtttaggttCAACGCTCCTGTTAAACAGATGAGCTTAGCACATTTTCTGCTCACATCTGTGACAAGGAATACCAGAGGTTCCTGGTAAGTGTTTACAGTGGAGATGAAGGCAGTGGGCAGGAAATTCAAGAAAGAACTCGAGAAAGAAGACAAGTAGGCGGCCAGTACGTTGCAATAAACTTTAGTGAACTATTaacagaaaatatttacaaaataataaaTATGAGCATCGTACATGAGGACGCACAAAAATTCAAAATGTGTTGCCGTTGTGCGTCCTCATGTACAATTGATCTGCTCCTATATGCAGCGATtcttttgtaaatattttctgttAATAGTAAACAAGTTTATTGCAACGTACTGGCCGCCTACTCATCTTTTTTCTTGAGTGTTTACAGTGACAAGCAAACTGTATATACTGGACTTTAAAAGGTCCAATGCGGCCATTTCTatgtcaatatcaaataatttcggGTAGCAAGTACCTTACTgggattgttttaaattaaaatggtcaaaaatagcttcttagcaaagggcaatttcCCAAGAaggaattttgctaggactgtctgtgaAGGGTCTGTggagaggggaaaactgaaaatgtgcTGTTGTTGGCAGAGAGGGGTAACCTGCCACCCAGGGTAACAACCATGCCTGTACTTCTCACAGAAACCACTTAATGTCACCATGTTTTTTCCCCCCAACACTTTCCCTGGTTGCCACTCCTCTTGCACAACTTTTTTAAGTCACTCAAAAAACATTGAGGTAGGTGGCGTTTTACACCAAGTTACCCTACAATTGACCAGTGTTAGATTTAACCCCACTATCCCCTATGCACTCACAGTGAATTGCAGAGCATGCTTAACCATGCTAAAAACTCTAGGTTTAAAAATGGTGCAGTACGCACAtatttaggagttgagaaataaataaagtaggAATGGAAAGCTGGGATCGCCCTCTTTTTAACAAAGGCCATTAAAGCTGCTGTTTTTCTTGCGATTGCAAGAAttgttgtgcattgactgcttgtcagaatgAAGGTTTCCCTCCTTATGGCACTCGTAACTTGAATGCGCCTCGAGAGGAATATTTATCTAGCGTAGAACACACAAGCCGACTAGGTACataaactattctactatggggttgtcagATTTTTCTATTCATTACTTTTTTTTTGCAGAGGAAAGGTAAATGTGGGCTGttctagcatcttcaaagtgtgccTTGACCGAAATATGTTTTCATGTTTTTTTGGAGTGGTGGCAATGATTTTGCCGTGGCGCACCGCCACAGTTAAATGACTGCTGCGGAAACACTGCACCAAACTTAGGAAATAAGCCAGAAG contains:
- the LOC121547448 gene encoding zinc finger protein 616 isoform X1 produces the protein MERHIRGGKGLPLPLPSLRLMIPPLRLVSAAIWQTIQQRHVMDYGMLEEFVTMVTEMVPELLNHSQRAQLILGLRARLVLELCRSKPITDLQTIQPHLDRIQTLTPLWGTQATDAEVGLSESNFLGLVQTLLKDPDERKHFFQDVFPVEFGPSYDAAIQKLMWQFLSRLEKLLPVTNFQQAALLLSDVPSVLEECVESVSHPQQLKTLLQYHRDLCQLDNHNPPSSTDGDCILSALCLPPVERVVITTEVKKEGTGIDVKEREGVDSRSGECEKNKTSSVSDDEEAEDDAEFFEQETDKVEPEYETVMGIGEDGIEKPLKLLKKPTKKKEETHDEKCRKMPKPGQKRSIGVSKEIISSMIQKPSVDLQGIVIANMTQTPKSNQKVPRAKRSLERRTCKVCGKVVQRPAVLRKHMVTHTGDWPYQCPTCKKIYKALGSFQEHTERCVFPIEETPEDSESSISVMQYKGVMLKKILPRPPGQKAGPNERKQKRVVCKTCPVCGKTFATGSSMKRHQIIHTEPKKCRVCKHIFPNSSELKIHMESHPKKGIHQCSNCERTFKHDYSVKAHEEACLFLSRQQGELGESCGPPAMGQTDPGPSGSTHQQSMTWEAGIIPLSATLNNQNSAFTYMHSVEGSSARAKRSLERRTCKVCGKVVQRPAVLRKHMVTHTGDWPYRCPTCKKIYKTLRSFQEHIERCVFPIEETPEDSESSSTSATKDPSSTPEPSASIQSSKRCARCPICHKFVSGYLRYHILSHSDERPHACPRCGSKYKFDFVLRRHMRLFCKVRKGEPVELGEKKIHKCNECGKEFGLKSTLTAHKRIHNPLRCAYCRRMFPDQETLAIHKVEHKPVQCTMCEKSFNVIRYLSRHYVDDHQFSGPFRCTYCERSYAELSVFVRHERTHTGDLPYKCSNCPKKFHFETALVTHQRKHTGEKPCLCWECGKSFQSKGILKTHMNRVHTPQVKRFPCSQCNKAFRDKGQMKMHENVYHKGVRYPCSYCGKGFYSPAPLARHVLIHTGENPYSCTFKECTRVFKSASELRIHMRYHTGDRPFKCKDCGKGFVQAHYLTIHRRSHTGEKPYSCLTCNKSFSTSHQLSRHMKTHTGEKPYQCMDCGKAFNRRDRLRTHQDKCHPAY
- the LOC121547448 gene encoding zinc finger protein 616 isoform X2, whose product is MIPPLRLVSAAIWQTIQQRHVMDYGMLEEFVTMVTEMVPELLNHSQRAQLILGLRARLVLELCRSKPITDLQTIQPHLDRIQTLTPLWGTQATDAEVGLSESNFLGLVQTLLKDPDERKHFFQDVFPVEFGPSYDAAIQKLMWQFLSRLEKLLPVTNFQQAALLLSDVPSVLEECVESVSHPQQLKTLLQYHRDLCQLDNHNPPSSTDGDCILSALCLPPVERVVITTEVKKEGTGIDVKEREGVDSRSGECEKNKTSSVSDDEEAEDDAEFFEQETDKVEPEYETVMGIGEDGIEKPLKLLKKPTKKKEETHDEKCRKMPKPGQKRSIGVSKEIISSMIQKPSVDLQGIVIANMTQTPKSNQKVPRAKRSLERRTCKVCGKVVQRPAVLRKHMVTHTGDWPYQCPTCKKIYKALGSFQEHTERCVFPIEETPEDSESSISVMQYKGVMLKKILPRPPGQKAGPNERKQKRVVCKTCPVCGKTFATGSSMKRHQIIHTEPKKCRVCKHIFPNSSELKIHMESHPKKGIHQCSNCERTFKHDYSVKAHEEACLFLSRQQGELGESCGPPAMGQTDPGPSGSTHQQSMTWEAGIIPLSATLNNQNSAFTYMHSVEGSSARAKRSLERRTCKVCGKVVQRPAVLRKHMVTHTGDWPYRCPTCKKIYKTLRSFQEHIERCVFPIEETPEDSESSSTSATKDPSSTPEPSASIQSSKRCARCPICHKFVSGYLRYHILSHSDERPHACPRCGSKYKFDFVLRRHMRLFCKVRKGEPVELGEKKIHKCNECGKEFGLKSTLTAHKRIHNPLRCAYCRRMFPDQETLAIHKVEHKPVQCTMCEKSFNVIRYLSRHYVDDHQFSGPFRCTYCERSYAELSVFVRHERTHTGDLPYKCSNCPKKFHFETALVTHQRKHTGEKPCLCWECGKSFQSKGILKTHMNRVHTPQVKRFPCSQCNKAFRDKGQMKMHENVYHKGVRYPCSYCGKGFYSPAPLARHVLIHTGENPYSCTFKECTRVFKSASELRIHMRYHTGDRPFKCKDCGKGFVQAHYLTIHRRSHTGEKPYSCLTCNKSFSTSHQLSRHMKTHTGEKPYQCMDCGKAFNRRDRLRTHQDKCHPAY